The Parvularculales bacterium region CCTCTTATGAAGACGGAAGCACCTTTAGTAGGTACGGGTATGGAATCTGTTGTTGCGCGGGACTCTGGAGCAGCGATTGGAGCGCGCCGTGCAGGCATTGTAGATCAAGTTGATGCTACACGTATTGTTATACGAGCTACAGAAGAAAAAGATCCCTCTCGTTCGGGTGTGGATATTTACAACCTGCTCAAGTTCCAGCGCTCCAACCAAAACACGTGCATCAATCAGCGACCTCTGGTACGGGTTGGTGATGAAGTGGCTGCTGGTGAGATTATAGCGGACGGTCCGTCCACTGATTACGGAGAGTTGGCTTTGGGGCGTAATATCCTCGTGGCATTCATGCCGTGGCATGGATATAACTTTGAGGATTCTATTTTGGTCTCTGACCGGGTGGTGCGGGATGACGTATTTACGTCGATCCATATAGAAGAGTTTGAAGTAATGGCTCGGGATACTAAATTGGGGCCGGAGGAAATTACGCGGGACATTCCCAATGTTGGTGAGGAGGTTTTAGCCAATCTTGATGAGTCAGGTATTACCTATGTGGGTGCAGAGGTGCATCCGGGAGATATTCTGGTAGGCAAGATAACCCCTAAGGGGGAGACTCCCATGACACCGGAAGAAAAACTATTACGGGCGATTTTCGGTGAGAAAGCATCAGATGTTCGCGATACCTCTCTTAGGTTACCGCCCGGTGTTGCGGGTACGGTCGTGGAGGTGCGGGTGTTTAATCGTCACGGCGTGGATAAAGACGAACGGGCTATGGCTATTGAACTGGAAGAAATTGAACGTTTGAAAAAAGACCGTCAGGATGAATGGGTTATTTTTCAGCGTAATATGTATGCACGTTTGGCGACTGTGTTGCTGGGCAAGAAAGTGGCGTCCGGCCCTGCGGGGGTGGAGGCTAACCAAAAAGTAACCCAGACTATGTTGGATGGATTACAGCGGGATAAATGGTGGGAGATTGCCCTTGTAAATGAGCAGAGCCTTGCCGAAGTAGAGGCCATGCGTCAGCAATATGATGAGGCACGGGCGCGTTTGGATAAGCGCTTTAATGATAAGGTTGACAAAGTGCAGCGCGGTGATGAATTGTCTCCCGGTGTTATGAAGATGGTCAAGGTGTTTGTTGCCGTTAAGCGTAAAGTTCAACCAGGCGATAAAATGGCAGGCCGCCACGGTAATAAGGGTGTTATTTCAAGAATAGCACCCATGGAGGATATGCCTTATCTGGAAGATGGTACACCGGTTGACATTGTGCTTAATCCGCTAGGTGTGCCGAGCCGAATGAACATTGGACAAATTATGGAGACTCATCTTGGCTGGGCCTGTGCGGGTCTTGGGCAGCAGATTGGAGAGTTGTTAGCGCGAGCCCGTAGCAACGGGGATGTTAAATCTTTGCGGGGACGATTGACAGATATCTATGGTGACCATTCAGCCATTAAGTCGTTAGACGATGATGATTTGATGGATATGTCCAATAATCTTGGTAATGGTATCCCGGTTGCTACGCCGGTGTTTGATGGCGCTCATGAAGAAAATATTGTAGATTTGCTGGAAGAGGCGGGTCTTGAGTCATCCGGTCAGGTGACCCTTTATGATGGTCGCACTGGAGAGGCCTTTGACCGTGAGGTTACTGTAGGTTACATCTATATGCTGAAGCTGCATCATCTGGTCGATGATAAGATTCATGCGCGCTCCATTGGGCCTTACAGTCTTGTTACTCAACAACCTCTGGGTGGTAAGGCTCAGTTTGGCGGTCAGCGCTTTGGGGAAATGGAAGTCTGGGCACTAGAGGCTTATGGCGCGGCGTATACGTTGCAAGAAATGCTAACGGTAAAGTCCGATGATGTTGCTGGTCGTACAAAGGTTTATGAGTCCATTGTGCGGGGAGATGATACGTTTGAAGCGGGTATACCTGAAAGTTTCAATGTTCTGGTCAAAGAGATGCGGTCTCTTGGCCTTAATGTTGAATTATCAACTCAACCTATAGATCAGGAAAAATCTTAGGGTTTTAGGGACGACAAAGCTAATTAACAAAATATGACAATTACGGTTTTTGTGCCGTGCAAGGAGTTATTCTCATGAAGCAGGATATCGCAAATATCTTTGGTGCCCCGGCACCTAGTCAAAATTTTGACCATATTCGTATCTTTATCGCTAGCCCGGAGCGGATACGTTCGTGGTCATTTGGAGAGATAAAAAAACCGGAAACCATCAACTATCGTACGTTCAAGCCGGAGAGGGATGGTCTTTTTTGCGGTAGGATTTTTGGACCCGTGAAGGACTATGAATGTTTGTGCGGTAAATACAAACGGATGAAATACAAAGGGGTTATCTGCGAAAAGTGCGGTGTGGAGGTGACTTTGGCCAAAGTGCGTCGAGAGCGCATGGGGCATATAGAGTTGGCGGCCCCTGTGGCGCATATCTGGTTTATGAA contains the following coding sequences:
- the rpoB gene encoding DNA-directed RNA polymerase subunit beta — its product is MATYARINKYGFIESPYRRVREGRITKEVTYLSAIEENRYHIAQANVPCDEKGNFLETLVNCRIAGDFEMVAPDKVDYVDVSPRQVVSVAAALIPFLENDDANRALMGSNMQRQAVPLMKTEAPLVGTGMESVVARDSGAAIGARRAGIVDQVDATRIVIRATEEKDPSRSGVDIYNLLKFQRSNQNTCINQRPLVRVGDEVAAGEIIADGPSTDYGELALGRNILVAFMPWHGYNFEDSILVSDRVVRDDVFTSIHIEEFEVMARDTKLGPEEITRDIPNVGEEVLANLDESGITYVGAEVHPGDILVGKITPKGETPMTPEEKLLRAIFGEKASDVRDTSLRLPPGVAGTVVEVRVFNRHGVDKDERAMAIELEEIERLKKDRQDEWVIFQRNMYARLATVLLGKKVASGPAGVEANQKVTQTMLDGLQRDKWWEIALVNEQSLAEVEAMRQQYDEARARLDKRFNDKVDKVQRGDELSPGVMKMVKVFVAVKRKVQPGDKMAGRHGNKGVISRIAPMEDMPYLEDGTPVDIVLNPLGVPSRMNIGQIMETHLGWACAGLGQQIGELLARARSNGDVKSLRGRLTDIYGDHSAIKSLDDDDLMDMSNNLGNGIPVATPVFDGAHEENIVDLLEEAGLESSGQVTLYDGRTGEAFDREVTVGYIYMLKLHHLVDDKIHARSIGPYSLVTQQPLGGKAQFGGQRFGEMEVWALEAYGAAYTLQEMLTVKSDDVAGRTKVYESIVRGDDTFEAGIPESFNVLVKEMRSLGLNVELSTQPIDQEKS